GTCCCGGCGCCGCCGTGCCGCCGTGGCCCTCGACGGACTCGCCCGGGTGACCACGGCCAGGCTGCGCGCCCGCACAGCGGGGCGGCAAGCAGCGCCCGTCCCCACCCCACCGCCCACCAGTCCGCCCCCGACCGACGTCCGGCCCGTTCACGAGGGAGTCGTATGAAACCGCGTCGACCGGCGGGCCCCGGCCGCTATCCCCTGTCGCTGCGACGGCACCCGGTGCGCTGGGAGCGCCAGCTGCCGACCTGGCGGCAGGCCCGGCCCGGTGTGATCGCCGAGGCACTGAAGCGGGCTCAGATGCGCCCGACCGGCAACTGGTACGTCGTCGGCGCGAGCCGTGACGTGCGCGGTGACCGGCCGCTGTCCGGCACCGTGTCCGGCCACGAGATCGTCGTCTGGCGCAGCGCCGACGGACGGCTCGTGGCCGGTCCGGGCGTGTGCCCCCACCTGGGCGCGCCGCTCGCCGACAGCCCGGTGCGCTGCGGAACCCTCGTGTGCCACTGGCACGGACTGGCCCTGAACGGCACGCCGTTCGCCGGCTGGGAGCCGCTGCCCGTGCACGACGACGGAGTACTGGTGTGGGTGCGACTGGACCCGGCGGGCGGCGAGCCACCGCTGGAGGTGCCCGTCGTCCCGGAGCGCCCGCAGCTGTCGCGTTCCGTGGCCGCCGTCTACCGGGCGGTGGGGGTCTGCGAGCCCGAGGACGTGGTGGCCAACCGGCTGGATCCGTGGCACGGGGCCTGGTTCCATCCGTACTCCTTCGTCGACCTGACCGTCGTCTCGACGCCGGACGTCGACGGGCCGGGTGCGGACGGGCCGGGTGCGGACGGGCCGGGTGCGGACGGGCCGGGTGCGGACGGTTCAGGCGCCGAGGGGCCGGGTGAGGACGGCTTCACCGTGGATGTGTCCTTCAAGGTCGCCGGGCGGCTCGTGGTGCCGGTCCGGGCGGTCTTCACGGCCCCGGGGCCCCGGACGGTCGTCATGCGCATCACGGAGGGCGAGGGCCGGGGGTCGGTCGTCGAGACGCATGCCACCCCGCTCGGGCCGGACTCGCAGGGCAGGCCCCGCACGGCGGTGGTCGAGGCCGTCCTGGCCTGTTCCGACCGCCCCGGCTTCGCCGCGGCCCGTACGGCGGCCCCTGTCCTGCGCAGGATCATGGCAGCGGCAGCGGGGCGGCTGTGGCGTGACGACCTGGCGTACGCGGAACGGCGGTGGGCGCTGCGCTCCACCGGGCGGTTCCCGGGCTGACCGGCCGACGGACGGCGGCCCGACCCGGACCCGGAATCGTCCCCGGGATCCGTTCGGCCGACGTCCGTGCATCCGTCGGCCCTACATGTACGGAACAAGAAGCCAGAAGCAGGAGGCCGGCAGGCGGCCACCGGGTACGCGACAAGGAGGCGATCCTGATCGCAGTCGAACGTGCCCGGCACCCGAAGGGACCGGCACCTTGCGCCGACGCCTTGCGCGTCGACACAGGGGAACGACCCTCATCCTCGCCATGCACGTGAGCGAACCGGACAGGAGCCTGGTCCCGGACGCCGGCGTCACCACCGGCCTCCTCGCCAAACGGCTTGGCGTGTCACCCACCACCCTGCGTTCCTGGGACCGCAGATACGGCCTCGGCCCGGCAGTGAGGGAGGACGGAAGGCACCGCAGATGGTCGCCGGGCGACATCGCCATGGTCTTCGAGATGTGCCGGCTGACAGCCGCCGGCATCGCACCGGCCGAGGCAGCGCGGGCCGCGAAAAGACAGGCCGCGGCGCCCAGTACGGCATCCACTCCTGACGTCCCCGTGCCCGGTGTCACGCCGGTGGCACAGACCGCGGCGCCCGCGACGGCCCCCGCCTCGCGCTCCCCCAGCGGCCTGCCGCTGGGAAACGTGCGGCACGAGTGCCGAGGGCTGGCCCGCGCCGCCGTACGGCTGGACGCCGCGGCCGTCCAGGAACAGCTCACCCTGGCGATCCGCACACATGGGCTCGTCACCGCCTGGGAGGAGATCCTCGCCCCGAGCCTCCAGGCCGTCGGGCGTAAATGGGAGTCGGCCGGAGAGCGCTACCTGGAGGTGGAACACCTGCTGTCCTGGCATATTTCGGCCACGCTCCGCCATGTGTACGTGTGTGCCGCACCGATGCGCCGCGAGCCCGCGTCCGCTCCCGTGCTGCTGGCATGTCTGCCTGGCGAGCAGCACACCCTGCCGATCGAGGCGTTGAGCGCGGCACTGGCGGAACGCGGCGTGCCGACACTCGTACTCGGCGGCTCCGTCCCCGCGGAAGCCCTCTTCGCGGCCACGCAACGCGTCGGCCCGGGAGCCGTGGTCCTCTGGTCGCAGTCCCGCGCCACCGCGAGCATGCCGCTGGCCCGGCACATCGCGGCGACCCGCTGGGGTGTCCGCGGTGCGCGCACGCACAGCCGGGTGCTCCTCGCGGGGCCCGGCTGGGGACGTGCCCCGCAGGGTCCCGGTCTGCTCCGGCCCCGTGGACTGGGCGACGCACTGCGGCAGTTGGAGGGACAGAACCCGGAGGGACTCGTGGACGCCGTGTAGACGCCGCACGGAGTCGTGCTGCGTCCACGCCCGCCCCGCCGACCGATCCGGATGCGGCCGTCCCGCGGAACCGGCCGACGGGTGTTTCTCATGCGGCGCCGGTGACTCCGGGAGCGATGTGACGCCGGTGGAGCGGGCTGAAGCGAGTCTCGGGAGCTCCGGCGATGCCCGCCTTCTCGACCGCGGGGGCCAGCCGTTCCGCCAAGAAGGCCTCGAAGGCCTGCTCCGACTCCCAGACGTCGATGACGTGCAGTCCCCGTGCGTCGAACCACGCCACGTGGACCTCGCTCCCCGCCGGGGCGACCTCCTCCCAGCCGACCGCCTCCCGCACCGTGTCGTACTGCTCGGGGGTGACCCCGGCCCAACTCATCGACATCACTACTGTCATGTCCCGCCCCTTGCTTCCCGTTCGGTGTGTGCCACCAGGCTCTCCGGCTGCTGCCCTCCGCGCGTTCAGGGCGACGGACGCGCACCCGTTGGTGACGTGGGCATCGTCCCCGGCGGATGCCCCGCCACCGAAGAGCGTGCGGGAGCACGCGGGGACCGCACCCCGCTCCTCACGCCCTGCCGGCGCCCGCACGAGCCCGCACGCCGGCTGTCGGCCCAACCGCCGGTCGATCCCTCCTGCGCCGTCCCGCGCGAGGGCGGAGTGCGGCCCCGCCCAGGGGAGTTGTCAGTGCCGGTTGGTAGAACTGCGGACGTCACAGCTTGCACACCTCTTCTCCTCAGGAGCAGCCGTATGACCATCGGTGACCACCTCGACACGCTGTACCGGCTGCCCGCCCACACCTTCCCGGGCCCCGATGCGAAGCCGGACGTCCTGCCGGAGGCCGACTCCGTCGCCTGGCGGATCACCAGCGATGTGTACGACGCCGACGAGGACTGGCCCGACGCCTTCGCACGCTTCTGCGCGACCGTCGACACCACGCGGGTGCGCGCCCTGATCGTGGGCGCCTGGCAGGAGGCCTACGACACGGACCCGTCCGCCGTGATCGAGGCGCTGCTCGCCGCACGGGACGACTTCCCGGCACTGCGCGCGCTGTTCCTCGGCGACATGGTGATGGAGGAGTGCGAGATCTCCTGGATCAACCAGACCGATGTCACGCCGCTGCTGGCCGGTTTCCCCGCACTTGAGGAGTTCGGTGTGCGCGGGGGTTCGGGGCTGGGGTTCACCGCCCTGAACCACCCCGCACTGCGCAGGCTGGTGGTGGAGACGGGCGGCCTGCCCGCCGCGGTGGTGCGCGGGATCGGCGCCGGTGACCTGCCCGCACTGGAGGAGCTGGACCTGTGGCTCGGTACTTCCGACTACGGCGGCGACAGCGAGGCCGCCGACCTGGAGCCCATCCTGTCCGGCGCCCGGCTGCCGCGTCTGCGCCATCTGGGCCTGCGCAACAGTGAGCTGCAGGACGCCGTGGCCGCCGCCGTCGCCGCCGCTCCCGTGCTGGCCCGCCTGGAGGTCCTGGACCTGTCCATGGGCGTGCTGACCGACGAGGGAGCCATCGCGCTCCTGGACGGCGGGTCCCTCACCCACCTCAAGAAGCTCGATCTCCATCACCACTACCTCAGCAAGCCCGTCGAGGACCGCGTACGGCAGACCCTGGAGACCGAGGGCGTGGAGGTTGATCTCGACCGCGGGGACGCGGAGGAGAACGCGGAGGACGACGGCACGGTGTGGCGTTACGTCGCCGTGGGCGAGTGAGCATCCACTCCCCCGTCCGGGCGCGATTCGCGGTGGTCGGCAACCCCGAGAACCGGAGGGTGACCCTCTTCGCCGACGGCGTCCGCGCGGCCGGACTGCCCGGCCCGCGCGTCGTGCCCTGGACCGACGTCCTGCGCGACCGGGGAGCGGACTTCGCCGACGACGAGATCGTCCGGGTCGACTCCCCCGGTGAGAACTCCGAGGTGGACCGTCTGCTGCGGGGTGCCGCGGATCCCACACGGGTGGAGGGTTCGGCCCGTTGGTATGCCGGGTTCATCGCCGCCGTGCGCGGGCTGCGGGGCGGCATCCGTCTGGACGACCCCGACGACCTCGCCGTGCTGTTCGACAAGCGCAGGTGCCACGCCGTGCTCGACGCCGCCGGCGTGCCCGTCCCCGTCTCGCCCACCTCGGGTCCGGGCGGTGCGCCGGTGCGCGGCTGGGACGACGTACGCCTGTTGATGCGGGAGCACCGGATGGCCCGGCTCTTCGTCAAGCCCGCCCACGGCTCGTCCGCTTCGGGCGTTCTCGCCGTCGAGAGCGGCGGTGGCCGGCTCCGGGCCACCACCTCCGTGGAGCTCACCCCGGACGGGCGACTGCACAACTCGCTCAAGGTGCGCCGCTACACACGCGAACGGGACGTCGCCGTCATCGTGGACGCGCTCGCGCCCGACGGGCTGCACCTGGAACGCTGGGTGCCCAAGGCCTCCCAGCAGGGCCGCGCCGCCGATCTGAGGGTGGTCGTGGTGGCCGGCCGTGCCACCCACGCGGTGGTCCGCACCAGCCGCTCGCCCCTGACCAACCTCCACCTCGGGGGCAGTCGCGGTGACCTCGACGGGGCGCGGCAAGCCGTGGAGACGGCCGGTGCCCGCTGGACCGACCTGCTCGAGGTGTGCGAACGGGCCGCGTCCTGCTTCCCGGGCACCCTGTGCGTCGGCGTGGATCTGCTGCCTGCCGTCGGCTGGCGCCGGGCCTTCGTCGGCGAGGTCAACGCCTTCGGCGATCTGCTGCCTGGGCTTCTCGGCCTGCCCGGAAGCGGCGCCGAGACCCAGGACACCTACGGCGCACAGGTGACGGCCGCCCTGCGCGCCCACGCCCGGCCCGGCCCGCTCTCCCCGCACAGAACAGGAACACTCCATGCCTGAGCCCGACATGAACGAGGTGGTCGGCCGGCACGACATCCTCCTCGTCACCCTCGACACCCTGCGGTACGACGTGGCGGTCGAACTGGCCGCCGCGGGCCGCATCCCCCACCTCGCACGCCACCTCCCCGACGGCCGGTGGGAGCAGCGCCACGCGCCGGGCAGCTTCACCTACGCCTCCCACCAGGCGATCTTCGCGGGCTTCCTGCCGACCCCGGCCTCCCCGGGACCGCATCCGCGACTGTTCGCGGCGAGTTTCGCGGGCAGTGAGAGCACCGCCCAGGACACCTTCGTGTACGACACCCCGGAGCTGGTCTCCGGACTGGCCAAGGCCGGTTACCGCACGGTGTGCATCGGCGGTGTCGGCTTCTTCAACAAGCGGGGCCCGCTCGGTTCGGTGCTGCCCGGACTGTTCCACGAGGCGCACTGGGAACCGGAGTTCGGCGTCACCTCGCCGCACTCCTTCGAGAACCAGGTCGCCCGCGCCGAGAAGGTCGTCGCCGAACTCCCCGCCGAACAGCGGCTGTTCCTCTTTGTGAACGTCTCCGCGCTGCACCAGCCCAACTGGTTCCACCTGTCCGGCGCGACCCGGGAGACAGGTGACAGCCGCGAGACGCACGCCGCCGCGCTGGAGTACGTGGACCGGCACATCGGCCGCCTGTTCGCCGCCGCGGGCTCCCGGCGCCGCTGCTTCGCGATCGTCTGCTCCGACCACGGCACCGCCTATGGCGACGGCGGATACACCGGCCACCGCCTAGGCCACGAGTCCGTGTGGACCGTGCCGTACGCCCACTTCTTCCTCGATCCCGCAGGTACCACCACGGACACCACCGACCCCACAGACCCCGCCGAGGCCGCCCGATGACCACCGACCAGCGCACCGGCCCCTACCAGCACTACGTCTACGCCTACCCCCACAAGACCGCCTACCGCCCGCTCCCCGAGCGTCCCGCGCTGACGTCGCTGTGGGCGGCGGAGGACAAGAGCGCCCTCTCCCTGTACCTGCACATCCCGTTCTGCGAGATCCGCTGCGGCTTCTGCAACCTCTTCACCCGCATCGGCGCCCCCGACGGCCTGACGGGCGCCTACCTGGACGCGTTGGAACGTCAGGCCGACGCCGTACGCGAGGCTCTCGGGGACACGGACGGCGTCCGGTTCGCCACCGCGGCCTTCGGCGGCGGCACCCCCACCTTCCTCACCGCGCCGGAACTGGCCAGGCTCTGCGACCTCGCCGAGCACCGCATGGGCGCCGACCTGCGCGCGATCCCCCTGTCCGTCGAGGCCTCCCCCGCCACGGCCACCGCCGACCGCCTCGCCGTCCTCGCGGAGCGCGGCACCACCCGGCTCAGCCTGGGGGTGCAGAGCTTCGTCGACTCCGAGGCCCGGGCCGCCGTACGCCCCCAACGCCGTTCCGACGTCGAGGAGGCCCTCGCCCGCGTCCGGGAGGCCGGCATACCCGTTCTCAACATCGACCTGATCTACGGCATCGACGGCCAGACCGAGCGCACCTGGCTCCACTCCCTGGACGCCGCCCTGGCATGGCGGCCCGAGGAGCTGTACCTGTATCCGCTGTACGTCCGGCCCCTGACCGGCCTCGACCGCCACCGCCGCGACACCGGAGCGGACCCGGCCTGGGACGAACAGCGGCTGCGCCTGTACCGGGCGGGCCGCGACCACCTCCTCGCGCAGGGCTATGTCCAGCAGTCCATGCGCATGTTCCGGCGGGCCGACGCCCCGTCGCAGGGGGCCGACGACTACGCCTGCCAGAGCGACGGCATGATCGGTCTCGGCTGCGGTGCCCGCTCCTACACCTCCCGCCTGCACTACTCGTTCGACTACGCGGTCGGCATGCACGAGATCCGCGGGATCATCGATGACTACGTCGCCTCGACGGACTTCGCCCGCGCCGAGGTCGGTCACCGCATGGACGCCGGCGAGACGCGCCGACGGCACCTCCTGCAGTCCCTCCTCCAGGCCGAGGGCCTGGACGGCGACGACTACCGAGCCCGCTTCGGCGCCGGTCCCGCCGACGACTTCGGCGCGGAGCTCGACGTCCTCGCGGGTCGCGGCTGGCTCGACGACAGCACCGGCGTGCGGCTGCGGCTCACGCCGGACGGACTCGCCCACTCCGACGCGATCGGACCGGACCTGTTCTCCCCCGCCGTACGGGCCGCCATGGCCGCCTACGAGAGGAAGTGAGCGGGCCCGTGGATCTGACCGTGCTCTACCGCGGCCCCCTCGCTTCCTGCGACTACGACTGTCCCTACTGCCCCTTCGCCAAGCGCCGCGACTCTCCGGCACAGCTCCGCTCGGACCGGGAGTCCCTGGAACGCTTCGCGCGCTGGGCCGGCGCCCAGCACGAGGACCGCCTCTCACTGTTGTTCACGCCGTGGGGCGAAGGCCTGGTGCGCTCCTGGTACCGCCGCACGCTCGCCGAGCTGTCCCACCTGCCGCACATCGGCCGCGTCGCCATACAGACCAACCTCAGCTGCCGTACCGACTGGCTCGCCGAGGCCGACCTCAACACCCTCGCCCTGTGGTGCACCTACCACCCCGGCCAGACCCCCTACGACCGCTTCCTCAGCAAATGCGCGGAACTGGCGGAGCGGGGCGTCCGCTTCAGCGTCGGCGTCGTCGGCCTGCCCGGACACCTGGAGTCGGCCCGCCGTCTGCGCGCCGACCTGCCGGCGCACGTCTACCTGTGGATCAACGCGGCCGAAGGGTACGGCTACGAGGACGCCGAGGCCGACGAGTGGACCGCGCTCGACCCCCTCTTCCCGTACAGCCGCCACCCGCACGCCAGCGCCGGCCTGCCCTGCCGTACGGGCGAGTCGGTGATCTCGGTCGACGGCGCGGGCACCGTGCGCCGCTGCCACTTCGTCCGCGCCGAACTCGGCAACCTCTACGACGGTTCCTACCGCACGGCTCTGCGCCCGAGGCCGTGTCCGCTGGCCGTCTGCGACTGCCACATCGGCTATGTCCATCTGGAGACCCTGCCGCTCTACGACGTCTTCGCGGGCGGAGTCCTCGAACGTGTTCCGGCGGCCGCCGTCCGAGCGGTCCGGCATTCAGCGCAGTGAGACGGTGACAGCGTCCGGGTGGTCGGCGGCATAGTCCTGGAGCACCGACAGGAAGCTCATGTCGGGCCGCAGTCCGAGGGCGGCGGCCCGGCTGTGGTCGAGCACGGCGGGCCACGAGCCCACGATGGCCTCGACCGTCGGGTCGGGGGCCATGGTGACCCGGTCGGCGACCGTGCTGCCGGCCGTCTGCCGCAGCGTCGTGAGCATCTCTGCCACCGAGACGGTCAGCGCTGGAAGGTTGACGGGCAAGGGGCCGTTCAGTCGGCCCGGACCGCTACCGCGCTCGGCTTCGGCGACGCGGAGGATTCCCTCGATGGTACGGCGCGGCGAGGCGAGGGCGACTTCAAGGCCCGGGTCCACCGGGCAGACGGCCTGCAGCCCCGCCAGTGGCTCACGGATGATGCCGGACAGGAAGCCGGAGGCGGCGGCGTCGGCCGGCCCGGCCGTACCGTGACGGTCATCAGACGCGCGACGCGGCCGTCGACGAAGCCGCGACGGGTGCAGTCCGCGATCAGCTGCTCGCACATCAGTTTCTGCGTGCCGTAACTCGACCGTGGCACCGGAACAGTCGTCTCGCTGACCACGGGCGGCAGCGGCAGCCCCGGGTGGGCACCGTAGACGGCGAGACTGCTGGCGAACACCACCCGAGTCACCGGCCCGCCGGCCGCCGACTGCGCGCGGGCCGCCTCCAACAGGGCGCGCGTGACATCCACGTTGGCGCGCATCCCCAGATCGAAGTCGGCCTCGCACTCCGCCGACACCGCGGCGGCGAGATGGAACAGGACGTCCACGGGCTCGGCGAACACCCCGCCGAGGTGCTCCACCAGATCGCCGCGAACCGTCTCCGTCCGCGCGTCGTCGGTCTTCGGCGCTCCGGACGGCGCGACCCGATCGACCAGCACCAGCCGGTCGATCGGCCTGCCTCCGAACGAACCCGCCCGCGACAGCGTCCCGGCAAGCAGCCGTCCGAGAAATCCGGACGCACCCGTCACCACGATCCTCACGCGTCATCTCCTCGGCCGACCGCTCGGGGATCCTGGATCCACGATGCCGTACGCAGAGTGGCGACACACCGCAACGCACCATGAAGAGTCAGCAGTCAGCTCTTGCTCCTGGCCGGCCCGAGTCGGCCGGCCGCGGCGAGTACGACGGCCGCCGCGCCGGTGCCCAGTACGGCGCCGGCGACCACATCGCCCGGATAGTGCACCCCGGTGTGGATGCGGGAGTAGCCCACCGCGCAGGCCAGCAGGCCGAGGGGAACCGTCACAGCGGGCAGCGCGGGCCCGACCGCCGCGGCGAAGGCGACGGCGGACGCCGTGTGACCCGAGGGAAAGGACGCGGACTCCGGCATGGGTACATGCCGTCCGGGAAACGGCGAGTCCACCGCCCGGTGCGGCCGCGGCCGTCGCACCAGGCGCTTGCCGAGCAGGTTCGCACTCGCCGAGGCGACACCGATCGCGGCGACCCCGAGGGCGGCGGCGCGACGCGGCCGGCCGGGCAACAGCGCCAGCAGCCCGGCGACCGCGAACGAGATCTTGGAGTGGTCCGCCGCCGCGGACAGTTGCCGTAGGGCGTGGTCCAGGGCCGGTGTCCGGGTGACCGTCACCGCCTCGTACAGCGCCTGGTCGAGGGCGGCGAGATCGCGCAACAGGTCCCGGGCGCCCGGCTCTTCCCACTGCGGTTGGTCAAGCATCGCTCTGCTCCTGGTTCTTGTCGGTCGAAAGGGGGGCCCGGCCGAGGGCGAGCCGGACGACACGGCGCCAGTCCACCGAGGGGGCGGTGTACGGCGCGCCGGGACGGTGTTTCGGCACCCGCATCCGCAGTGCTTCCGGCCGCACGGTGCACACGACGGGCTGGGGCAGCATCAAAGCCTCGCCGTCCACGGCCACGGGGATGGACTCCGTGTCGGCCTCGACGATCACGCGCCGCGAGGCCAACGCGGTGATGCCGCTGGCTCGTTCACCGCGCAACGCCAGTTCGGCGGCCTGGGCCGCGCCCTCTATCCGCACGGCGATCACGCCGAGTTCGCCTCCGTCGAGGCGGCTTCTGCGCCCCACGCCCAGCGGGTCGGCCAGGATGTAGGGGTTGTTGCTCACCAGCAGCGCCTGCGGGGCCTCCAGCTGCTGTCCGTCCGCCGTCGCCGTCAGCCGGGCGCCGGCTCCGCCGGCCAGCAGGTCGGGCAGCCGGTCGAGCGCGGTGAACGTTTTGGCGTCCCGGTACTCGGGGCTCTGCACGATCTCCGCGTACGTCCCGAAGGAGACCGTGTTGACGAAGGGCCGCCCGGCCACGTCGCCCAGGTCTACCCGGATCTCCACGCCGTCCTTCAGAGCGTCGAGGCCGCTCACCGGGTTGTCGCGGTCCAGGCCCAAGTCCATCGCGAAGTGGTTGCGGGTCCCGGCGGACAGCACCATGAACGGCACCCCGTGCTCGGCGGCCACCCCCGCCACCAGGGCCTGGGTGCCGTCGCCGCCCGCCACGCCGAGGAGGTCAGCGCCGTCCGCGAGAGCCTTGCGGGCCAGTGCCGCCGGATCGGGGTCGTTGTCGAGGTCGAGCAGAATCACCCGGGCGCCCAGGGCCTCGGCCCGCTCCACCAGCCCGTGCGCACCGACCTTCCCACCGCCCGACCGCGGGTTCATGATCAGTACCGGCCTGCGCGGTGGCCGGACCGAGCGGGAACGCCCGCCCCGCGGCGCGCGCAAGTGACGCAAGGCGCTCCTGGCGCTGGCCAGCGCCGCGCCCCACAGCCCCAGTGCCGCCGCAGCGTACGGCCACAGACCGGAGACCGCGTACAGGACCAGGACGGCGATCGGTGCGGCCAGCGCCAGCAGGGCTCCGCAGACGCGCGCCACTCCCCGGTGCGCCACCGCCCACCAGATGCCCGCACCGGCAAGACCGAGACCGGCGAGGCCCAGCAACAGCAGCAGCAACTGGCCCGCCGCCACCACCGCCACGACCACACCCGCCAGACAGAGCAGGGCGAGCCGGGCCAGATTCCGCGCCTCGGTGCCGGCCCGCACCGCTTGGTCCTTCGCTCTCGTCGCGTTCATGATGCTCGGCCGGTCCCCCGGGGGTCCGCGTCCCGCGGGCGTGACGGCGACGCCCCCGTTCCGGGCACTGGCCTGCTGCTCCCCTCGGTGCTGACTGCGTCCCGCCACTCCGGCGTCCTGGGGCTCGTCTCCGGGCCGACGGCGCACGGGGTCTCGCCCCTGCGGGACGGTGGCCCAACGATCTCACGCCGGGTCGACACACCTCGCGGCACACCCGGGATGCCGTCCGTCACGCCGGACGGGCCCCGGGCGGTGCCGTCACATCGAGGGGACGGATGCCTCACCTGGTCACGACGTGGCGTTCGTCGGGGACGCAGTGGGTCATGGTGAGTCCCTCGACGTCACGGGGCGGGTTCTTGCCGAGGTTGGACAGCCGGTCGCCGTCCTCGTCGGTGAGGTCCTGGGACGCCAGTGGTTCGAGTCCGGCGACGTCGTCGGGGCTGATGCCGAGGCCCTCGCCGACCCGTAGGCCCAGATCGTTCTCGACGAGCAGGAAGTGCCAGACCATGCGCTCCTGCACGGGCCGGTCGCACTGGGAGAGCAGGTCGGTGAAGTTCTTCACGAGGTCGTCGCGCTCCCACTCCTCCAGGAGCAGGTAGCGCTGGCCGGCCTGCAGGTAGTCGTTGGTGCGGGGGATGCGACTGCGGGTGAGGCGGCCGCGGATCTCCGGGCCCTGCTCGTCGAGTGTCGGATACTGCGCCTCGCGCAGGCCTCCGGTGATGGACGGTTCGTAGTTGACGTGGGGGTTCTCGCCTCCGCCGTCCACGTGGTACGTCATCTGGCCGTCGCGCTGGTTGGTGCGCACCTCGGCGTTCTTCGCCTGGTTGACGGAGAGCTGGAGGTAGTTGGGCCCGACTCGGTAGCGCTGGGTGTCGCTGTAGGAGAAGGTCCGGCCGACGAGCATCTTGTCGTCGGAGAAGTCGAGGCCGTCGACGAGGACGCCGGTGCCGAAGGAGATCTGCTCGTTCTCGGCGAAGAAGTTCTCGGGCATCCGGTCGAGCACCATGCGGCCCACCGGCTTCGGCGGGAATTGCTGCTCGGGCCACGTCTTGGTGTCGTCGAGCGGGTCGAAGTCCAGCTCGGGGTGGTCGTGGTCCTCCATGATCTGAACGAGCAGTTCCCACTCGGGGTGGTCGCCGCGGGCGACCGCCTCGTACAGGTCCTTGGTGGCGTGCCCCAGGCCGGCCGCCTGGACGTTGGCGGCGTCCTCCTCGGTCATGCTGCGTACGCCCTGCTTGGGCATCCAGTGGTACTTGACCAGGACGGTGTCTCCCTCGGCGTTGACCCACTTGTAGGTGTTGACGCCGAAGCCCTGCATGTGGCGGTAGTCGGCGGGGATGCCGCGCGGGCTGAACAGGTTGACCAGCATGTGCATCGCTTCCGGCGTCTGCGACATGAAGTCGAAGATGCGGCGCGGCTGCTGCTCGAAGGTGACCGGGTCGGGTTTGAGGGCGTGGATGACGTCCGGGAACTTGATCGCGTCCCGGATGAAGAAGACGCCCAGGTTGTTGCCCACCAGGTCCCAGTTGCCGTCCTCGGTGTAGAACTTCACCGCGAAACCGCGCGGGTCCCGGGCGGCCTCGGAGGAGTCGCGGCCCCCGATGACGGTGGAGAACCGGACGGCCAGGTCGGTGCGCTTGCCGCGCTCCTGGAACAGCTTGGCCCTGGTGTAGCGGCTGATCGGCTCGTCGCCCCAGGCGCCGTAGGCCTCGAAATGGCCGTAGGCGGTCACTCCACGTGCGTGGACGACACGCTCGGGGACGCGT
This is a stretch of genomic DNA from Streptomyces sp. NBC_00285. It encodes these proteins:
- a CDS encoding DUF5914 domain-containing protein, producing the protein MKPRRPAGPGRYPLSLRRHPVRWERQLPTWRQARPGVIAEALKRAQMRPTGNWYVVGASRDVRGDRPLSGTVSGHEIVVWRSADGRLVAGPGVCPHLGAPLADSPVRCGTLVCHWHGLALNGTPFAGWEPLPVHDDGVLVWVRLDPAGGEPPLEVPVVPERPQLSRSVAAVYRAVGVCEPEDVVANRLDPWHGAWFHPYSFVDLTVVSTPDVDGPGADGPGADGPGADGPGADGSGAEGPGEDGFTVDVSFKVAGRLVVPVRAVFTAPGPRTVVMRITEGEGRGSVVETHATPLGPDSQGRPRTAVVEAVLACSDRPGFAAARTAAPVLRRIMAAAAGRLWRDDLAYAERRWALRSTGRFPG
- a CDS encoding MerR family DNA-binding transcriptional regulator; the encoded protein is MSEPDRSLVPDAGVTTGLLAKRLGVSPTTLRSWDRRYGLGPAVREDGRHRRWSPGDIAMVFEMCRLTAAGIAPAEAARAAKRQAAAPSTASTPDVPVPGVTPVAQTAAPATAPASRSPSGLPLGNVRHECRGLARAAVRLDAAAVQEQLTLAIRTHGLVTAWEEILAPSLQAVGRKWESAGERYLEVEHLLSWHISATLRHVYVCAAPMRREPASAPVLLACLPGEQHTLPIEALSAALAERGVPTLVLGGSVPAEALFAATQRVGPGAVVLWSQSRATASMPLARHIAATRWGVRGARTHSRVLLAGPGWGRAPQGPGLLRPRGLGDALRQLEGQNPEGLVDAV
- a CDS encoding STM4015 family protein; this translates as MTIGDHLDTLYRLPAHTFPGPDAKPDVLPEADSVAWRITSDVYDADEDWPDAFARFCATVDTTRVRALIVGAWQEAYDTDPSAVIEALLAARDDFPALRALFLGDMVMEECEISWINQTDVTPLLAGFPALEEFGVRGGSGLGFTALNHPALRRLVVETGGLPAAVVRGIGAGDLPALEELDLWLGTSDYGGDSEAADLEPILSGARLPRLRHLGLRNSELQDAVAAAVAAAPVLARLEVLDLSMGVLTDEGAIALLDGGSLTHLKKLDLHHHYLSKPVEDRVRQTLETEGVEVDLDRGDAEENAEDDGTVWRYVAVGE
- a CDS encoding STM4014 family protein is translated as MSIHSPVRARFAVVGNPENRRVTLFADGVRAAGLPGPRVVPWTDVLRDRGADFADDEIVRVDSPGENSEVDRLLRGAADPTRVEGSARWYAGFIAAVRGLRGGIRLDDPDDLAVLFDKRRCHAVLDAAGVPVPVSPTSGPGGAPVRGWDDVRLLMREHRMARLFVKPAHGSSASGVLAVESGGGRLRATTSVELTPDGRLHNSLKVRRYTRERDVAVIVDALAPDGLHLERWVPKASQQGRAADLRVVVVAGRATHAVVRTSRSPLTNLHLGGSRGDLDGARQAVETAGARWTDLLEVCERAASCFPGTLCVGVDLLPAVGWRRAFVGEVNAFGDLLPGLLGLPGSGAETQDTYGAQVTAALRAHARPGPLSPHRTGTLHA
- a CDS encoding STM4013/SEN3800 family hydrolase, with translation MNEVVGRHDILLVTLDTLRYDVAVELAAAGRIPHLARHLPDGRWEQRHAPGSFTYASHQAIFAGFLPTPASPGPHPRLFAASFAGSESTAQDTFVYDTPELVSGLAKAGYRTVCIGGVGFFNKRGPLGSVLPGLFHEAHWEPEFGVTSPHSFENQVARAEKVVAELPAEQRLFLFVNVSALHQPNWFHLSGATRETGDSRETHAAALEYVDRHIGRLFAAAGSRRRCFAIVCSDHGTAYGDGGYTGHRLGHESVWTVPYAHFFLDPAGTTTDTTDPTDPAEAAR
- a CDS encoding STM4012 family radical SAM protein, which codes for MTTDQRTGPYQHYVYAYPHKTAYRPLPERPALTSLWAAEDKSALSLYLHIPFCEIRCGFCNLFTRIGAPDGLTGAYLDALERQADAVREALGDTDGVRFATAAFGGGTPTFLTAPELARLCDLAEHRMGADLRAIPLSVEASPATATADRLAVLAERGTTRLSLGVQSFVDSEARAAVRPQRRSDVEEALARVREAGIPVLNIDLIYGIDGQTERTWLHSLDAALAWRPEELYLYPLYVRPLTGLDRHRRDTGADPAWDEQRLRLYRAGRDHLLAQGYVQQSMRMFRRADAPSQGADDYACQSDGMIGLGCGARSYTSRLHYSFDYAVGMHEIRGIIDDYVASTDFARAEVGHRMDAGETRRRHLLQSLLQAEGLDGDDYRARFGAGPADDFGAELDVLAGRGWLDDSTGVRLRLTPDGLAHSDAIGPDLFSPAVRAAMAAYERK
- a CDS encoding STM4011 family radical SAM protein, with product MDLTVLYRGPLASCDYDCPYCPFAKRRDSPAQLRSDRESLERFARWAGAQHEDRLSLLFTPWGEGLVRSWYRRTLAELSHLPHIGRVAIQTNLSCRTDWLAEADLNTLALWCTYHPGQTPYDRFLSKCAELAERGVRFSVGVVGLPGHLESARRLRADLPAHVYLWINAAEGYGYEDAEADEWTALDPLFPYSRHPHASAGLPCRTGESVISVDGAGTVRRCHFVRAELGNLYDGSYRTALRPRPCPLAVCDCHIGYVHLETLPLYDVFAGGVLERVPAAAVRAVRHSAQ